The following proteins come from a genomic window of Leopardus geoffroyi isolate Oge1 chromosome A3, O.geoffroyi_Oge1_pat1.0, whole genome shotgun sequence:
- the FBXO48 gene encoding F-box only protein 48, which yields MQKSLKRNNNSRVSGIKLNSVDAEKEKKESQNTFVELLPPEVTFKIFSQLDIRSLCRASITCRSWNYTVRNSDSLWKPHCLTLRAVCQREVDDDLESGYSWRVILLRNYQKSKVKHEWLSGRYSNICSPLSLPEKIMYPMDVDTWGEILEAELER from the exons ATGCAGAAAAGCCTCAAGAGGAACAATAATTCAAGAGTTTCTGGCATAAAATTGAATTCTGTGGAtgctgagaaggaaaagaaagagagtcaAAATACCTTTGTTGAACTGTTGCCTCCAGaagtcacttttaaaattttcagtcaGCTGGACATTCGGAGTTTGTGCAGGGCTTCCATAACTTGCAGGAGCTGGAATTACACAGTAAGAAACAGTGACTCCTTATGGAAACCTCATTGCTTGACCTTAAGAGCTGTGTGCCAAAGAGAAGTAGACGATGATCTAGAAAGTGGATATTCCTGGAGA GTAATACTACTGAGGAATTATCAGAAGAGTAAAGTGAAACACGAATGGCTAAGTGGCAGATACAGCAACATATGTTCTCCTCTTAGCCTACCAGAAAAAATCATGTACCCAATGGATGTAGATACATGGGGGGAAATTCTAGAAGCAGAACTGGAAAGATAA